In one window of Arthrobacter pascens DNA:
- a CDS encoding 2Fe-2S iron-sulfur cluster-binding protein, whose amino-acid sequence MTSQNPATSQNARLAAGGRIDRTISWRFTVDGEEFTGHPGDTLASALLANGRVAVGNSLYERRPRGIMSAGVEEANALVRVEPRFPGHVAESMLPATTVTLVDGLKAGLLNGLGRLDPEDDRAEYDKKYVHTDVLVIGGGPAGLAAAREAVRSGARVMLLDDQPELGGSLLSGSTAPELVETIEGKPALEWVADIEAELVSGAESTVLNRTTAFGAYDANYVIAVQNRTDHLSTPAAPGVSRQRIWHIRANQVVLAPGAHERPLVFENNDRPGIMLASAVRSYLNRYAVAAGQRVVISTTNDSAYALAADLRAAGIKVAAVVDARPKLTAVAAAAVEAGTRVLIGSAVANTAAGTDTAGTDTAGTDTAGTDTGRLTGVTVRSINDDGVLTSGVEEIACDLLAVSGGWSPLVHLHSQRQGKLRWDDDLAAFVPSTVVPNQQIVGSGRGSFELADVLAEGISAGASAAIAAGFESATQPTPLSEPKASGPTRQLWLVPGEAGTPDDWHHHFVDFQRDQSVADVLRSTGAGMRSVEHIKRYTSISTANDQGKTSGVNAIGVIAAALRQAGEASRGIGEIGTTTYRAPFTPVAFAALAGRQRGELFDPARVTSIHPWHVTKGALFEDVGQWKRPWYYPQPGEDMDAAVLRECAAVRESVGFMDATTLGKIEIRGKDAGEFLNRIYTNAFKKLAPGSARYGVMCTPDGMIFDDGVTLRLDDDRFFMTTTTGGAAKVLDWLEEWLQTEWPELDVHCTSVTEQWSTIAVVGPKSRAVLAKVAPQLAANGGLEADAFPFMTFRETTLASGVRARVCRISFSGELAYEINVPSWYGLNTWEAVAAAGAEFNITPYGTETMHVLRAEKGYPIVGQDTDGTVTPQDAGMDWIISKAKDFIGKRSYTRVDVARGDRKHLVSVLPVDGTFRLPEGTQLVEKGRSTNPAYGPVPMEGFVTSSYHSAALGRSFALALIKNGRNRIGQTLVAAAGDRLVDVVVAETVLFDPEGERKDG is encoded by the coding sequence GTGACTTCCCAGAATCCCGCGACTTCCCAGAACGCCCGCCTCGCCGCCGGCGGACGCATCGACCGCACCATCTCCTGGCGTTTCACCGTGGACGGAGAGGAATTCACCGGCCACCCCGGCGACACGTTGGCCTCCGCCCTGCTCGCCAACGGCCGGGTCGCCGTCGGAAACTCCCTCTATGAGCGCCGGCCCCGCGGCATCATGTCCGCAGGCGTGGAGGAAGCCAACGCCCTGGTCAGGGTGGAACCGCGATTCCCGGGCCACGTGGCCGAGTCCATGCTCCCCGCCACCACCGTCACCCTGGTGGACGGCCTGAAGGCCGGCCTGCTTAACGGCCTGGGCCGGCTGGATCCCGAGGATGACCGCGCGGAGTACGACAAGAAGTACGTCCACACCGACGTCCTGGTGATCGGCGGCGGCCCGGCCGGGCTGGCGGCGGCCCGCGAAGCTGTCCGTTCCGGCGCCCGCGTCATGCTGCTGGACGACCAGCCCGAGCTCGGCGGATCCCTGCTGTCCGGCTCCACGGCTCCCGAACTGGTGGAGACCATCGAAGGCAAGCCTGCCCTGGAATGGGTGGCGGACATCGAAGCCGAGCTCGTCTCCGGCGCCGAATCCACCGTCCTGAACCGCACCACCGCTTTCGGCGCCTACGACGCCAACTATGTCATCGCCGTCCAGAACCGCACCGACCACCTGTCCACACCGGCCGCGCCGGGTGTTTCCCGGCAGCGTATTTGGCACATCCGTGCCAACCAGGTGGTGCTGGCCCCCGGCGCCCACGAACGGCCGCTGGTCTTTGAAAACAACGACCGCCCCGGCATCATGCTGGCCTCGGCCGTCCGCAGCTACCTCAACCGCTACGCGGTGGCCGCTGGGCAGCGCGTTGTCATCAGCACCACCAACGACAGTGCTTACGCCCTGGCCGCAGACCTGCGCGCCGCCGGCATCAAGGTCGCCGCCGTCGTCGACGCCCGCCCCAAGCTCACCGCGGTGGCTGCTGCCGCCGTCGAAGCCGGGACCCGGGTACTGATCGGCAGCGCGGTGGCCAACACCGCCGCCGGAACCGATACCGCCGGAACCGATACCGCCGGAACCGATACTGCCGGAACAGACACTGGCCGCCTCACGGGCGTCACCGTCCGCAGCATCAACGACGACGGCGTCCTCACCTCCGGGGTCGAAGAGATCGCCTGCGACCTGCTGGCCGTCTCCGGCGGCTGGAGCCCGCTGGTCCACCTGCACTCGCAGCGGCAGGGCAAGCTGCGCTGGGACGATGACCTGGCCGCCTTTGTGCCGAGCACCGTGGTCCCCAACCAGCAGATAGTCGGCTCCGGCCGCGGCAGCTTCGAACTCGCCGATGTACTGGCCGAGGGCATCTCGGCCGGAGCATCCGCCGCCATCGCCGCCGGGTTCGAGTCTGCTACGCAGCCCACCCCGCTCAGTGAGCCGAAGGCCTCCGGACCCACCCGCCAGCTGTGGCTGGTACCGGGGGAGGCCGGCACTCCGGACGACTGGCACCACCACTTCGTTGACTTCCAGCGCGACCAGTCCGTGGCAGACGTCCTGCGCTCCACCGGAGCCGGGATGCGGTCCGTGGAGCACATCAAGCGCTACACCTCCATCAGCACCGCCAACGACCAGGGCAAGACCTCCGGCGTCAACGCGATCGGCGTCATCGCCGCCGCACTGCGCCAGGCAGGCGAAGCCTCCCGCGGCATCGGCGAGATCGGCACCACCACCTACCGCGCACCGTTCACCCCGGTGGCATTCGCGGCCCTGGCCGGACGCCAGCGCGGCGAATTGTTCGATCCCGCCCGCGTCACCTCCATCCACCCCTGGCACGTGACCAAGGGAGCCTTGTTCGAGGACGTCGGGCAGTGGAAGCGGCCCTGGTACTACCCGCAGCCGGGGGAGGACATGGACGCAGCAGTGCTGCGCGAGTGCGCCGCGGTCCGTGAATCCGTGGGGTTCATGGACGCCACCACCCTCGGCAAGATCGAAATCCGGGGCAAGGACGCAGGGGAGTTCCTCAACCGGATCTACACCAACGCATTCAAGAAGCTCGCGCCCGGTTCCGCACGCTACGGCGTGATGTGCACCCCGGACGGGATGATCTTCGACGACGGCGTGACCCTCCGCCTCGACGATGACCGCTTCTTCATGACCACCACCACCGGCGGTGCGGCCAAAGTGCTGGACTGGCTGGAGGAATGGCTGCAGACCGAATGGCCGGAACTGGACGTGCATTGCACCTCGGTGACCGAACAGTGGAGCACCATTGCCGTCGTCGGGCCCAAATCCCGCGCGGTCCTGGCCAAGGTTGCCCCGCAGCTGGCCGCCAACGGCGGGCTGGAGGCCGACGCCTTCCCGTTCATGACCTTCCGCGAAACCACCCTCGCCTCCGGCGTTCGTGCCCGGGTCTGCAGGATCTCGTTCTCCGGCGAGCTGGCCTACGAAATCAACGTGCCGTCCTGGTACGGGCTGAACACCTGGGAAGCCGTTGCCGCGGCCGGTGCCGAGTTCAACATCACCCCCTATGGCACCGAGACCATGCACGTGCTCCGGGCCGAAAAGGGCTACCCGATCGTCGGGCAGGACACCGACGGCACCGTGACTCCGCAGGATGCAGGAATGGACTGGATCATTTCCAAGGCCAAGGACTTCATCGGCAAACGCTCGTACACCAGGGTTGATGTGGCACGCGGGGACCGTAAGCACCTGGTCAGCGTCCTGCCCGTGGACGGAACGTTCCGGCTGCCGGAAGGCACCCAGCTGGTGGAAAAGGGCCGATCCACAAACCCTGCCTACGGACCGGTGCCCATGGAAGGCTTCGTCACCTCCAGCTACCACTCCGCCGCCCTGGGCAGGTCCTTCGCCCTGGCCCTGATCAAGAACGGCCGCAACCGGATCGGACAGACCCTCGTGGCTGCCGCCGGCGACCGGCTCGTTGACGTCGTTGTCGCAGAAACCGTACTTTTTGACCCCGAAGGAGAGCGTAAAGATGGCTGA